A genomic segment from Myxococcales bacterium encodes:
- a CDS encoding rhodanese-like domain-containing protein — protein MVTVTPKEALDRMAQGAVYLDVRSEPEFAEGRPKGAVNVPWLRFAARGLEKNPDFASAVKARLDVDASIVVGCRSGGRAASAAEALLREGYANLAVCRAGWDGVRDAFGSVVETGWLAEGLPVEAD, from the coding sequence ATGGTGACCGTCACGCCCAAGGAGGCCTTGGACCGGATGGCGCAAGGCGCCGTCTACCTCGACGTGCGCAGCGAGCCCGAGTTCGCCGAGGGTCGCCCGAAAGGCGCCGTCAACGTGCCGTGGCTTCGATTCGCCGCTCGCGGCCTCGAGAAGAATCCCGACTTCGCATCGGCGGTGAAAGCTCGCCTCGACGTTGACGCGAGCATCGTCGTCGGGTGTCGTTCCGGCGGTCGCGCGGCGAGCGCAGCGGAAGCTCTCCTTCGCGAGGGCTACGCGAACCTCGCCGTGTGCCGCGCCGGCTGGGACGGCGTGCGAGACGCCTTTGGCAGCGTCGTCGAGACGGGGTGGTTGGCTGAAG